Part of the Aquimarina sp. TRL1 genome, TTCTATCAGGCATATAATTCTATTGATCAGGAATACGATATCATCTGTAAATTTGATGCTGATTTGATCTTCCCTTCTGATTACCTAAAAACGATATGCACTGCTTTTACAGAAGATCCTGCCGTAGGAATGGCAGGAGGTTTTTGTTATATCCAGAAAAACAATACCTGGGTACTAGAAAATTTAACCAACAAAGATCATATCCGAGGAGCATTAAAAGCATATAGAAAACCCTGTTTCGAAGCAATCGGAGGCTTAAAGACTGCTATGGGATGGGATACCGTTGATGAGTTACTGGCACAATACCATCAGTGGTCCATAAAAACAATCGAAACACTACATGTCAAACATCTAAAACCTACGGGACATACCTATACCGCCAAAGCCAGGTATAAACAAGGAGAAGCTTTCTACAAAATGAGATATGGTTTTATAATTACTGTGATCGCTTCTATCAAACTGGCACTATTAAAAAAGAAACCTTTACTGTTTTTTGATTATATCATCGGCTTTTTTAAAGCTAAACAACATAAATGTTCATATTTGGTATCTAAAAAAGAAGGGGCATACATCCGCTCCCTGAGATGGAAAAAAATTAAAGAAAAAATATTGAGATAAACAGCTTCAATACAGAAGCACAAAACTATTTATTGCAAAATAATTATCAATCGTATCATCTTTTGTTATTTCAAATAAAAAAGAGCTCAACAGTTTGTTGCGCTCTTTTTCCTTCTATAGTATGTTGTTATCTATTCTAATATAAAAGAAAGTACCTCTCCCGTTGCTCCGTTAGGAAATGATATCCCTAATAAAGCAGCAATAGTCGGTGCTATATCTGTAATTTTGGTTTCCATTGTTGTACTCCCCTTTCGCACTCCATTTCCGTAGAAAAACAACGGAGCATGTGTATCATATGTCAATCCACTACCATGAGTAGACCCTGTATGAGAATACACAATGGTAGCCGGATCAAAGACAAAAACGATATCTCCACTTCGTTTTTGATTATACCCTTTCTGGATTCTATGTGCAATCCCTTCTGAGTAACTTGTTCCTTCTAACTGACTTCTCGTGTATACTTTTTCTATTTCTTTTTGCTGTAAAACAAAATGAGCCAATGCACGCTCTAAATCTGCAATGGAAATTGCATTTTCCTGTAATACTTTATAATCAAAAAAGAGCTGATTATTCGATATGTTTTTAATAAGTCCATCAACCTTATACATTTCCTTCACAAACGTTTTTACTGCTGTCTGAAACGACTTCATATCAAAGTAACCGGCAGGAATTTTTACAGACTGCAAATAAGCAGGTACATGCACTGCTCCGTGATCCGCAGTAAGGAATAAAGTATATGCTCCTTTGCCTACTTTTGCATCCAGCGCTTCGAATAGACGTTTTAGATCCTTATCCAATCTTAAGTACGTATCTTCTATTTCTTTGGAATTTACACCAAAGTTATGCCCTACATAGTCCGTACTAGAGAAACTAACCGTTAGAAAATCAGTAATTGCATCACGCCCTAAATCCTCTCCATCAATTGCCGCAATCGCAAAATCTGCTGTCAGACTATTCCCAAAAGGAGTTGACTTCAGAATATCATATCCTCCATTTGTCTTTCCCAGTTTCTTTAAATCATAAGGAAAGGTTGCTGTTTCTTTTCCTTTAAATCCTCGTTCATATGCATTCTGATCTGAACCACTTTCTGTATAAGTACTTATATCAAACAACGTATTCCAGGGTTTCATATAGGCATCAACTTTCTTAGCATCATTAAACTTTTGTACCCAGGCTGGTAATTGATCTACATAATAGGAACTCGTTATCCAGTTTCCTTCCTTACTCCCCTTAAACCAATAGGCTGCATTTGCCGTATGACCAGCCGGCAGAATTGCTCCTCTATCTTTTAGGGAAACTCCGATGGTTTTTCCTTTCATTTGTGTATGCAATCGATTCTGATCTGCAATACTGGTGGTTTTCATTCGATGCGGAGACATCTTACCTGCTACACTCTCAGTTCCTACAGGTGCTACCGAATCATCTCCCGCACAATACACCATCTTCTCTTCGAATTTATTATACCAGTTATTGGATATGATTCCGTGATTCTGAGGAGTTGTTCCTGTATATACAGAAGCGTGTCCCGGTCCTGTATAAGTCGGCACATAATTAAAGTGATTGTTTTTACAATTAAAACCTTGTGTTACTAATCGTTTAAACCCTCCTTCTCCAAACCTCGCATAAAAGCGTGTGATATAATCATATCGCATCTGATCCACCACTACTCCTACCACTAACTTAGGAGTACTGTGTAAGTTGACCGGTGTATTCGAATCAGTTATTTTCTTCTGAGACATCCCAGAAAACACGCCTATTATAACTAAAACGGCGAAGAGTAATTTGTTTTTCATTATTTCTCTGAATTTAAAGCTCAAAAATACCATATAAATAAATGCAAAACTTTATTAGTTCGTTAAAAGCGCTCGATATTTTTTTTCTATTTTAGCCTTTCTAATTAAGAACACATGTTTTATTTGGATGACATAGGTCGCTATGTTTTAATGTTGAAAGGGGTTTTTAGTCGAATGACCAAAGGCGCTGTACTAAGAAACCTTATTCTCAAAGAAATTGATGATCTTATAATGGGATCGCTGGGAATTACAATATTTCTAGCTTTTTTTATCGGTGCTGTTGTCGCTATACAAACAGCCTTAAACCTAACCAACCCTTTAATCCCTAAACAACTTATTGCCTTTGCCTCCAGACAATCTGTAATTCTGGAATTTGCGCCTACTTTTATTTCTGTTATTATGGCTGGAAAAGTAGGTTCATTCATTACTTCCAGTATAGGAACTATGCGTGTAACAGAACAAATTGATGCTTTGGAAGTGATGGGAATAAACTCCCTGAACTACCTCGTGTTTCCTAAAATTATCGCTATGCTAATGTACCCTTTTGTGATTGCCATTGCTATGTTTGTAGGTATTTTTGGAGGATATATTGCAGGGGTTTACGGTGGATTTGTATCTAGTAGTGAATTCATTTCCGGGTTACAAGAAGACTTTATTCCATTTCATTTGGTCTATGCTTTTATAAAAACTTTTATATATGCCTTTTTCCTGGCAACCATCCCTTCTTTTCACGGATATTATATGAAGGGAGGAGCCCTAGAAGTAGGTAAAGCGAGCACCTCCTCTTTTGTCTGGACAACAGTTGTTATCGTCATCGCTAATTATATACTCACGCAATTGCTATTAAGCTAATGATAGAAGTAAAAAATTTACATAAAGGTTTTAACGGAGAGAAAATCCTCAAAGGGATCACCACTTCTTTCGAACGTGGTAAGACAAATCTGATTATAGGAACTAGTGGTAGTGGTAAGACAGTATTTCTTAAATGTCTTCTGGGACTTTTTACTCCAGAAGAAGGGAGTATCTGCTACGATGGGAAAACCTATTCTGATCTGGGCTCAAAAGAACAAAGAGACCTCCGGGAGCAAATGGGAATGGTATTTCAGGGAAGTGCCTTATTTGATTCCATGACTGTCGAAGAGAATGTTATGTTTCCTCTAATGATGTTTTCTAAACAGAGTAAATCCGAAATGTTGGATCGTGTTCATCAGGTTATAGACAGGGTGCATCTGGAAAATGCTAATAAAAAACTCCCCTCCGAAATTAGTGGAGGAATGCAGAAAAGAGTTGCTATTGCACGAGCGATTGTCACCCGACCTAAATACTTATTCTGCGACGAACCAAACTCTGGACTTGACCCCAGAACAGCTATTGTCATTGATAACCTCATCAAAGAGATTACTGAAGAGAATGATATTACTACTGTCATCAATACGCACGATATGAATTCCGTAATGGAAATCGGAGAGAAAATTATCTTTCTACAAAAAGGTCACTTAGAGTGGGAAGGAAATAAAGATCAAATATTCCTAACAGATAACAAAGCCGTTACTGATTTTGTGTATTCTTCTAACCTGTTCAAAAAAGTAAGAGATGCTCAAATAAAAGGTCTATAACAATATTCAACCTATCAATTAAAAAAAGGACTAGTTAACACTAGTCCTTTTTTTATTCTATGCATTGACAATACCTGACAATTATTTAATCAATAGGGTATCGACTTTCATTTCTTTAGTAATCCACTCTCTTAATTTGTCTTTTCTTAATTGATTCAAACTATCAGAGACCTGAAATTTCCATATAGGAAAAAGAACCTTTACTGTATCTACTTTAATAAAATTAGACTGCAACACCTCTCCATATCCTAACTCCTTTAGATCCGGGAATCTAATTTTAGCATCTTTTGCAATCGTACTATACGGCAATCCTACTACAGGAGTTACTTTGGCTTCTTCTAGCTGAGTCTCGAGGTCTTTGATCCTATTTTGTAATTCTTCAATTTCAGCATTTAACCCTTCTACAATATTCCTGCTCTTACTCAATTCTTCTCGTGTATCTTTATACGCATTAGAAAGCAATTCATAACTCTTGGTATCACTTCCTTTTATCTTTAGTTTTACATCTTTCAAACTTGGATACAACGGATTACTGGAAATCTCATTCAACAAATCACTTTTTGTCGCTTCTGTAATTTCATTATAAAAATTAAGGAATAATGTCTGTGTTTTAAAATTCGCATCCCAATCAATCAGCATCAATGATTTATTAGACTTCACTTCATTAGTCACAAAGTTTTTAGTCTGGCTATCAAACTTGCTTTCTCTATAGACATCAATAAATGTCAAGATCGCAGGAATCATTACTAAAATTGCTACAAAAGAAGCGATTCTGGCTATTAATTTTCTACGAGCTGAGTTGGCATACCTAAGCATCGGGAATCTCAGTAATTTCAATACCAGGAAGGTAGCAAGCCCAATAAATATGGTATTGATTATAAACAGGTAGATTGCCCCCAGAGCATATCCATATTTTCCTACTGCCAGACCAAACCCTACTGTACATAAGGGAGGCATCAGGGCAGTAGCAATTGCTACTCCAAAAATTACACTGGCAATGGTTCCTTTTTTTGTTCTGGCAATAATTAATGCCAATCCCCCAAAAAATGCTATCAGTACATCTCTGATATCAGGTCGGGTTCGCGCCAATAACTCTGATGATTCTTCTCTTAGCGGGAAGAAAGTAAAAAACAAAAAGGCTGTAAATACACTCAGCACCACCATCACCCCAAAATTAATAAGTGATTTTCTCAAGGTATCAATATCATTTACCGCAATAGACAGCCCCATTCCCAGAATAGGTCCCATTAACGGAGATATTAACATGGCTCCGATGACTACGGGAATCGAATTCGCGTTCAATCCTACCGATGCGATAAAAATCGAACAGATCAGAATCCAGGCGGTTGCCCCTTTGATCGAAATATCTTTCTTTATTGCTTCTACAGTACTCTCCCGATCTGTATCATCTCTAAAGTCTAATAACTCTCTTAAAAAACTAAGGATACTAACAAAAAGTCCTTTGGCATCTTTTTTTACTGCTTCTTTTTGTTCTTCTACTCGTTGTTCTTTTTCCTGATCGTTTAAATCCTGTGTGTTTTCTTCCATAATTATCCGAATTGGTTGCCGTATTTCTCTACTACTTTTTTAAGAACTCCTTTGATATCCTGCTCTTTCTTTTTAGGATAGATCAATAGTACTTCTTCCTTGTCTACAATAATGTAATCTTCTAATCCATCCACTACGACTACCTTATCTGTAGCAGTTCGGATCATATTCCCGGAAGCATCTTCTGATACCACACGAGCATTTACCACTGCATTTTCTGCCGCATTCTTATCCAGTTTATCATATAAAGAACCCCAGGTCCCCAGGTCACTCCAGTCAAAAGTAGCTGGTAATACGTATACATTATCTGCTTTCTCTAAAATAGCATAATCAATAGATATATTTTCTGCCAACGGATAATTTTCCTGAATAAAATCGTTCTCCTGCTCAGTATTATAGACCATTGACCCTTTGCGAAACAATGCAACCATATCTTTTTGAAATTTTTCAAAAGCATGGATGATACTTCTGGCACTCCAGATAAAGATTCCTGCATTCCACAGATAATTCCCTTCTGAGAGAAACTGTTTAGCCGTTTCGTAATCTGGTTTTTCAGTAAACTGGGTTACTTTTTTTATAGCTGTTTCTTCTTTCTCATACTGAATATACCCATAACCTGTATTAGGAAAAGCAGGTTGAATACCCATCGTCATCAGAATATCTTTTTTAGCACATGCATCAAAACTTTTTTGAAGTCCCGCTATAAAAGCATCTTCATTTTCTATCCAATGATCACTTGGCGCTACTGCCAATAAGGCATCTGGATTTTCTTTTTGTATTTTCAAAGCTGCATACAGAATACACGGAGCTGTATTCCTCATAGCTGGTTCTGTAACCACTTGTCTTTCTTCTACTTCTGATAATTGCTCTAATACTAGTGAGGCATATCGTTCATTGGTAAGAATAAAAATATTCTGAGCAGGAATAATTTTAGTCAATCTGGCAAATGTCTTTTGTATCAGTGTCTCTCCTGTTCCCAACATATCGTGAAATTGTTTGGGAAACGTCGTCGTACTGACTGGCCAAAATCTAGATCCAACTCCGCCTGCCATTAAAACGGCATAATAGTTTTTATTCATACTTAGTCTAATAGTTCTACTTCTGCATTTGGATTAAAAAGATACATTCTTCCGGTACTAACCTCCATACATTCGTATCTTTTTACGCGTTTATTACCTTTTTGAAAGATCTTCCCATTATAAATCCTAAACTGGCTTCCCAAAGGCAATTCAAAGATATAATTTTTATCATTTTCCGGATCGAATTGCTTTAATGCTATCGACATCTTCTCGTCGGTATCACTACTCGCTCTTGGGTTCTTAAAATGATTTGCTATCACCGGCAATAACTTAGACGGAAAAACCTCTGGATTAATATACGGCAACATCAAGTGCTGAAAAGTCCGTTTCCATTCCATTCCATGGGGTTTTATATGCCTGCCATATTTCTCAAACGATACCAGATGTGCTATTTCATGAATAAGTGTAATCAAAAAACGATATTTATTCAATGACGCATTTACTGTAATCTGATGTCTTCCATCCGGCATTCTTCTATAATCACCATGTCTGGTCATTCGCTCATTGACTATTTTTAAATGCACATTGCATTTTACAATCAATGAAAATGCTGGTTCTACTGCCCGTTCCGGAATATATCTAGTAAGAATTTCTTTCACGGTTGCAAAATACAAAATAAAGCGCACCTTAGCGATACGCTTAGTCCATAATTTCACTACCGAATCCACTTCAAATATACAATTACCAACCCTGCCATAACCACTCCTGGCCATATATAAAATAATAATAACAGTACTTGCCTTATTCCCTGCCAGCCAAAATAGATCCCTTCTCGTGCATCTTCCCAAAAAGTATCTTGTTTCTTTCCAGAAAGAACACCTTCTTTAATTTCTTCATATACTTCCAGTTCCAGCGTACTATATTCTGTCTTATCATTCCAATACAACATACTTCCTTTTATCACTTCTATTTCTTCTTGTAATCTTCCTATTTTCCCTTCCGCCATTAAAACATCTTCTACTGTTTTTGCTTTTCCCCTGAGAATTTCTTCATACCTAATCCTGACTGCTTCTTTGGTTTTTAATCTGGAAGCCGCATCAATATATTCCATCGTTACATCGGTAGCTTTACTGTTTCTATAGTCAATTTCCAATACCAAATCATTTATACGACTCATGACAACTTCCAGTGATGCTTCGGGGACACGAATTACACCTTTGCTTTCTTTAGCGTAGCTGTTATCCTCAAAATGTTCTTCTGCAAAATAGCCTCCTGCTCCTCTAACGATTTTTTTTATAGTCGCCATCCTTAAATACAGGCTGTCCACTTTTGCCCGAAAACGAACATTTTTAATAATCTTCTGGGTATCCCGAAGGGAGACCGTATGTTCTTTTACTGTTTGCTTCTGATCACTTTCTCTAATCATAGCTGTTTCTGTTGTCTCAGTTCCCAGAGAAATCATTTCTGCTGAACTCATTTTCCGGCTTTTGTTTTCTGAACATCCTCCGAGTATAAAAAACAAAGAAATTCCCAGAATATACATTCCATATTTTTTCATCTTATCCATATTTATATTATTTTAGAAATCAGCGATTATATATTGATTTCCTCCATAAAGTTTTACTATCTTGTTATCGTATATGACAAACCTAGTATCCTGCAGATGAACTTTCTTGTAAAACTCTTGAAAAGCAATTGCAAAAGGTTTTACAACAACACAAACACCTATAATTTAAAAGCTTACTAATATTACTGCTGTAGAAAAAATAGCCTTCGAGTCCCTGAAAAAAGCACTTTCTAAAACTTTTTTGGAACGTCATACCACTGCGAACCATGATATTTCTACCTGGAAAGGCACGGAAATCTCTCTCTTTAGAGAAGATTTATTATTTAAAACAAAGGGAAGTATTAGCGAGAAATCGTTTTATAGCTATTTTAAAAAAGATAGCAACAAGCTTCCCCGAATTGACGTCCTACATTTGTTTGCTCAATATTGCGGATATCAAAACTGGAATGACTTTCTGAGCAATAACAGACCTGCTCCTCAGCAAAAGCAATTGAATTACAAAAAATGGCTTTTCCTTCTGGGAAGTACCGGGGCAATACTAGGAACACTTTGGGTATTTTTTTTCACGCCTGTTCCTTCAAACACCTTCTCCTTTTGTTTTATTGATCAGGACAGAGAAGAACGAATTATCAATCCACCGATTAGCATTAAGGTATTGAATAGCAAAGAATCTCCTTTTGACATAAAAAGTGATAGCACAGGATGTTTCTCCTGGACAACCAAAGATGACTTTGTCCGGTTCAGTATTACCTCTCCTTATTACAAAGATGACACTATATATCGCTCTTACACTAAACACCAACAAGAACAAATTCAGGTAAAAACAGATGATTACGCCCTGATGCTCCATTATTATGTAAATGGAAAAATTGAGGATTGGAAAAAACGGCGAAAAGAACTACATAAAATCCTTGCTGATGAGGCTACTATTTTTAAAATTTTACCTCATGGTGTTGGCGTAGAAATGTTCTCCAAAGATGATTTCATCAATACATTAACTACTCCAACTCAGGAATTAAAAAATATCCGGATTATCGATTCGAAAAGAGTTAATGGTAAGATTGTAATGTTAAAATTTAAAAGTTCATTATGAGACAGTTTCTTTATATCGTTTTATTTCTGCTCAGTATTGGCTGCTCTAACAATCGTGCTGAGAAATTCACTTCAAAAGAACAGTCCTCTACTGCTGTAGAATCTGAAGCGATCATAAAAGAAGTAATCACACCGCAACAAGCCTATACGGAGGTGATTTTTCAGAAATTAAAAGACATTATCGAAACCAGACAGCTTCATATAAAACACCCGGAATTTCCTAAAAATGACACGCTTCCTACATGGATTCATATCACTCCGCATACGCTATTAAAAAACATCGAAATCATCGATTCTGTCGCAATGACTGATTCTATTACAACAGTGAAAACCAAACTCAATTTTGAGCGTCAGAAAACAGACACCATTATATCTATCATCAAACGATCAACTGTTTTTATCGATACAATAGCAACAACATCAATCCAGATTGATTTTGAAAAAACAGAAAAGAAACAACCGTCCGTTACCTACCAAAAAGAAGTCCACACTCCCTTGCAAAAAGAAAAGTTTTCTTTAAAAGATCTGAATTTTTCATGGGAAGACATTGATAATTGCGATTGTCTTTTTTCTGTAAACGTTGAAGACACTCCTTCTCAGAAAATATTCTTCGGGCGACTTAATGATGATACTCACGGCATCCTTCAAGTTGGGATTCATGCTGCCTCAGAAAAAATTCAGGTTACCACTCCCAGAAATACAAAAAGAGCATTTGGTTCTTCCTGGAAAGAAACCTATAAGAACTCTCATTATAATATACGGATAACAGCTACTCCCGAAACTTCTAAATTCAAGGATAAATACGCTTACTCTATCAATTTCTTTTTACGAAAAAAGACCGACAACACCCTCGTCCGAAAAAATATCCTTGTTCATTGCAAATCGTAATAATTTTTCCTTCTTATTTCGCACTTTTCAATAAAAAGCACTTTTCTCACGAAGAATGCGCAAAATTAAGCAGCTAAAAAATTCAGTTTTAGTAAATTGCTTTCTTTCATTTATAAAATCCTCTTTATAAAACAACCTCTATGAATACATCAAAATCGTACAGAAGTGCTTTTTTTACCATTACCTCTTTATTCTTTTTATGGGGGTTTATTACCGTTTTAGTTGATTCTCTGATTCCCCGGTTACGGGATGTTTTTGAATTATCATATTTTCAGGCCGGTCTGGTTCAATTTGCATTTTTCGGAGCTTTCTTTCTACTCTCGATTCCCGCAGGTTTTATTCTATCAAAAATCGGATACAAAAAAGGCATCATTCTGGGATTAAGTTTAATGGCAATTGGCTGTCTGCTTTTTTATCCGGCTGCTTCATACAGGGCTTTTTCTGCATTCCTTCTCGGATATTTCACACTGGCCAGTGGTATTACTATTCTACAGGTAGCTGCTAATCCTTATGTAGCTCTTTTGGGAACTGAAGAAGGCGCTGCCAGCCGACTAAACCTATCTCAGGCGTTCAATTCCCTGGGAACCGCTATTGCACCAGTTGTCGGAGCCATCTTTTTATTAAGTGACACTGTAAAATCATCTGAAGAAATAGAGATGTTAAGCGCTGCTGATAAAGAGGCTTATTATATATCTGAAGCCTCTGCTGTACAAATGCCTTTTCTCTTTATCGTAGTATTTATCGCTTTGCTGGTCATAGCTTTTGCCTTTATAAAACTTCCTAAATTAATTGAAGATTCTCCACAAGGAGGATACCTGACACTGATTGCTCAAAAACCTAAAATACTACTTGGTGCTCTAGGAATATTCGTATACGTTGGTGCCGAAGTGGCTATCGGAAGTTATTTGGTCAATTATTTTATGCATATGGAATTAGTAGATACTATCAAGGAAACTCCATTTATGCGATTCTTATCAGAAACACTACTCGGGGCTAGTCTGGAAGAAAAAGACGGAAAGGCAATTGTAGGTGCCTTTGTGGTATTTTATTGGTCTGGAGCGATGATCGGAAGATTTGTAGGAGCCTACCTGACTAAAATTATTCCTCCTGGAAAAGTATTGGGTATTTTTGCTACTATAGCCATTCTGATGATTACCCTGTCGATTAGCACATCCGGATTGGTATCTATGTGGTCAATCCTCGCCGTAGGATTATTCAATTCTATTATGTTTCCTACTATATTCACATTGGCTTTAGACGGACTGGAAGACCTCAAAGCACAAGCTTCCGGTATTTTGTGTACAGCCATTGTAGGAGGAGCTATCATCCCTCCTATATATGGGTTACTCACAGATCATATCGGCTTTAAAACCGCTTTATTACTCATCGCTTTATGCTATGGGTTCATTTTATATTACGGATGGTCTAAACGACATAAAGAAACAAATTAACTTACAAAAGCTTGCAAGACGTCTTGCAAGCTTTTTCTAAAACATTTCTGACTCTGTCAATAAATAAAAGATTGATGGATAACAACTACAAAAACTCTCTTATAACAGAGATAATCTCAAAAAAGTATCAGCAAGTAACATACGTAAAAGAGATACCTAAAGAGGTATCTCTTTTACGTATATCATAGAGTATTTTACAGAAGTCCACATCTCCTCAAAAGAAACTCCTTGTTTTCTACTTACAGCTGTGAAAGTGATTATTACTTCCTCAACTGACAGGCATTCTTAATTTATGGAGTGCTGCTTGATACCTGTAACACCTTCCCATTATAAAATGCATGTCCCGTCAAAGAAAAATCCTTAATATACGTAGCCATTTGCACAGCAGTTAAGGGCGCTTGATAGCCTGGGAACGCTTCTTCCAACATTTCTGTCTGAACAGCTCCTAATGCCAGTACATTAAACGAAATCCCGCTTTCTTTGTACTCTTCTGCCAGTAACTCATTCAGGGTTATCACTGCACCTTTACTAGAGCTATATGCTGCTAATCCAGGAAATTTCATGCTCCCCTGAATTCCCCCCATACTACTAATGGTTACGACATGGCTTTTTGTCTTCATAAAAGGGAGTAATTGCCTGGTTAGCTCAGCTACCCCAAATACATTGACCCTATAGACGGCTTCAAATTCTTCTGTAGTAATCGCTGCAAAAGGTTTATTAAGTAGTTTTCCTGCATTATTGATCAATACATCTACCTCTGCTCCCCAAAGCTCTTCTACATGTGTTTTTACCCGTGCTATAGCCGACGCCTCTGAAATATCAAAAGAAAAAGCGGTTACATTCGAATAACCTAATGACGTAACAGGTTTTTCATTTCTGGATAATGCCAATACCTGATGCCCTTCTTCTGCAAAAAGCTTAACCATTTCCAATCCGATTCCCCTACTTGTTCCTGTGATGATAATTTTTTTCATATGACTGATCTTCTATTTTTTTTTAAACAGTATACTAGTTATTATATACAATTTCTTTTGTTTTTGCATTTATAATTTTTGACAATACTGGCGCACATTCATTAATCAGTCTTGCCATAAAAGCAAAATCCATTTCAGCAGCCTCATCATCCACGTGGTGGTAGTACTTATAATTTGTAAAATCAAAAGTAGAAATTGTTTGTGCCGGAACATTAAACACCTGGTGAAACGGGTAGTTATCACTTCTTTTGAACAAACTAAATTCTTTGGCTTTTTCCAAAAATCCCACCAAATCTTTTCCTGCATATTCATTCATTTTCTGAGCCATATTTGATTTGTAAAAACCTGTAATATAAGCTGTATAATTCTTGTTATTCATCGGCACACCTATCATTTCAAAATTAACCATCGTATACAAGTCCAGGTTCTTCTCTTTTAATACCCCCGCTAAATTCTTAGACCCTAAC contains:
- a CDS encoding glycosyltransferase family 2 protein gives rise to the protein MRVYIIIPAYNEEKYLSATLDSLINQTAPASNIVIADDNSTDNTATICKSYVEKHPNISYIKTSETGDHLPGSKVINAFYQAYNSIDQEYDIICKFDADLIFPSDYLKTICTAFTEDPAVGMAGGFCYIQKNNTWVLENLTNKDHIRGALKAYRKPCFEAIGGLKTAMGWDTVDELLAQYHQWSIKTIETLHVKHLKPTGHTYTAKARYKQGEAFYKMRYGFIITVIASIKLALLKKKPLLFFDYIIGFFKAKQHKCSYLVSKKEGAYIRSLRWKKIKEKILR
- a CDS encoding SprT-like domain-containing protein, which encodes MKEILTRYIPERAVEPAFSLIVKCNVHLKIVNERMTRHGDYRRMPDGRHQITVNASLNKYRFLITLIHEIAHLVSFEKYGRHIKPHGMEWKRTFQHLMLPYINPEVFPSKLLPVIANHFKNPRASSDTDEKMSIALKQFDPENDKNYIFELPLGSQFRIYNGKIFQKGNKRVKRYECMEVSTGRMYLFNPNAEVELLD
- a CDS encoding mannose-1-phosphate guanylyltransferase yields the protein MNKNYYAVLMAGGVGSRFWPVSTTTFPKQFHDMLGTGETLIQKTFARLTKIIPAQNIFILTNERYASLVLEQLSEVEERQVVTEPAMRNTAPCILYAALKIQKENPDALLAVAPSDHWIENEDAFIAGLQKSFDACAKKDILMTMGIQPAFPNTGYGYIQYEKEETAIKKVTQFTEKPDYETAKQFLSEGNYLWNAGIFIWSARSIIHAFEKFQKDMVALFRKGSMVYNTEQENDFIQENYPLAENISIDYAILEKADNVYVLPATFDWSDLGTWGSLYDKLDKNAAENAVVNARVVSEDASGNMIRTATDKVVVVDGLEDYIIVDKEEVLLIYPKKKEQDIKGVLKKVVEKYGNQFG
- a CDS encoding ABC transporter ATP-binding protein is translated as MIEVKNLHKGFNGEKILKGITTSFERGKTNLIIGTSGSGKTVFLKCLLGLFTPEEGSICYDGKTYSDLGSKEQRDLREQMGMVFQGSALFDSMTVEENVMFPLMMFSKQSKSEMLDRVHQVIDRVHLENANKKLPSEISGGMQKRVAIARAIVTRPKYLFCDEPNSGLDPRTAIVIDNLIKEITEENDITTVINTHDMNSVMEIGEKIIFLQKGHLEWEGNKDQIFLTDNKAVTDFVYSSNLFKKVRDAQIKGL
- a CDS encoding ABC transporter permease, giving the protein MFYLDDIGRYVLMLKGVFSRMTKGAVLRNLILKEIDDLIMGSLGITIFLAFFIGAVVAIQTALNLTNPLIPKQLIAFASRQSVILEFAPTFISVIMAGKVGSFITSSIGTMRVTEQIDALEVMGINSLNYLVFPKIIAMLMYPFVIAIAMFVGIFGGYIAGVYGGFVSSSEFISGLQEDFIPFHLVYAFIKTFIYAFFLATIPSFHGYYMKGGALEVGKASTSSFVWTTVVIVIANYILTQLLLS
- a CDS encoding DUF389 domain-containing protein, translated to MEENTQDLNDQEKEQRVEEQKEAVKKDAKGLFVSILSFLRELLDFRDDTDRESTVEAIKKDISIKGATAWILICSIFIASVGLNANSIPVVIGAMLISPLMGPILGMGLSIAVNDIDTLRKSLINFGVMVVLSVFTAFLFFTFFPLREESSELLARTRPDIRDVLIAFFGGLALIIARTKKGTIASVIFGVAIATALMPPLCTVGFGLAVGKYGYALGAIYLFIINTIFIGLATFLVLKLLRFPMLRYANSARRKLIARIASFVAILVMIPAILTFIDVYRESKFDSQTKNFVTNEVKSNKSLMLIDWDANFKTQTLFLNFYNEITEATKSDLLNEISSNPLYPSLKDVKLKIKGSDTKSYELLSNAYKDTREELSKSRNIVEGLNAEIEELQNRIKDLETQLEEAKVTPVVGLPYSTIAKDAKIRFPDLKELGYGEVLQSNFIKVDTVKVLFPIWKFQVSDSLNQLRKDKLREWITKEMKVDTLLIK
- the pafA gene encoding alkaline phosphatase PafA, with protein sequence MKNKLLFAVLVIIGVFSGMSQKKITDSNTPVNLHSTPKLVVGVVVDQMRYDYITRFYARFGEGGFKRLVTQGFNCKNNHFNYVPTYTGPGHASVYTGTTPQNHGIISNNWYNKFEEKMVYCAGDDSVAPVGTESVAGKMSPHRMKTTSIADQNRLHTQMKGKTIGVSLKDRGAILPAGHTANAAYWFKGSKEGNWITSSYYVDQLPAWVQKFNDAKKVDAYMKPWNTLFDISTYTESGSDQNAYERGFKGKETATFPYDLKKLGKTNGGYDILKSTPFGNSLTADFAIAAIDGEDLGRDAITDFLTVSFSSTDYVGHNFGVNSKEIEDTYLRLDKDLKRLFEALDAKVGKGAYTLFLTADHGAVHVPAYLQSVKIPAGYFDMKSFQTAVKTFVKEMYKVDGLIKNISNNQLFFDYKVLQENAISIADLERALAHFVLQQKEIEKVYTRSQLEGTSYSEGIAHRIQKGYNQKRSGDIVFVFDPATIVYSHTGSTHGSGLTYDTHAPLFFYGNGVRKGSTTMETKITDIAPTIAALLGISFPNGATGEVLSFILE